A single Tenacibaculum sp. 190524A02b DNA region contains:
- a CDS encoding M90 family metallopeptidase, with the protein MIYILIILTVVGYIVYTNDTSKRKVEVAHIPIPKHWEALLEEHVLFYKRLNKEDRIHFKKRMQAFLSYVTIHPVDFELEDLDILLVASSAVIPVFGFDNWNYPNIKKVIIYPDYFNEDLDYKAKAKNKNIGGLVGNGAFDNKMILSRRALHHGFANKTDKGNTGIHEFVHLLDKLDGSIDGVPEALLQNENISAWLDLVYEKMEAINKDRSDIRSYGGTSKEEFFAVAAEYFFERPMLLKRKHPELYKMLAQCFIRT; encoded by the coding sequence TTGATATACATACTCATTATACTAACAGTAGTAGGTTATATTGTTTATACAAATGATACCTCTAAAAGAAAAGTTGAAGTAGCACATATACCAATACCTAAACATTGGGAAGCTTTATTAGAAGAACACGTACTTTTTTACAAACGATTAAATAAAGAAGACCGCATACACTTTAAAAAAAGAATGCAAGCCTTTTTATCCTATGTAACCATTCATCCAGTTGACTTTGAGCTGGAAGATTTAGATATTTTGTTAGTCGCTTCCAGTGCGGTGATTCCTGTCTTTGGATTTGATAATTGGAACTATCCCAATATTAAAAAAGTGATTATTTATCCTGATTATTTTAATGAAGATTTAGACTATAAGGCCAAAGCAAAAAACAAAAACATAGGCGGTTTGGTAGGAAACGGTGCTTTTGACAATAAAATGATTCTATCAAGAAGGGCTTTACACCATGGATTTGCTAACAAAACCGATAAAGGAAACACAGGTATTCACGAGTTTGTACATTTATTGGATAAGTTAGACGGTAGTATAGATGGTGTACCAGAAGCACTATTACAAAACGAAAATATTTCAGCTTGGTTAGATTTGGTATATGAAAAAATGGAAGCCATTAATAAAGACCGTTCAGATATTAGAAGTTATGGAGGTACTTCTAAAGAAGAGTTCTTTGCCGTAGCAGCCGAATACTTTTTTGAAAGACCAATGCTCTTAAAAAGAAAACACCCCGAATTGTACAAGATGTTAGCACAATGTTTTATAAGAACTTAA
- a CDS encoding ABC transporter ATP-binding protein, protein MLSKQEALINEGVSYFKRGDHSLGYRTLLDAALNTDATEVFKETIQFVETYESTEEKATLLSRIEKYAAFLKTIPVETSALLGEEILNGQNLSKAYRNSKFALGPINIQLKKGGIYGLVGENGNGKTTLLTILASLIKTTSGKLTYNFLTESKDAFDLKSKLVYIPQRTDVWYGSVIDNLKFALAHHGVKGEKNELLVLMMIARFGLWKYRKLKWKELSSGYKMRFELARTLLRRPEIILLDEPLANLDILAQQVILEDLKMLAKSHANPIAMVFSSQQLYEVEKISDEVIYLRDGKPSEALEKAEEDGSLIVELDTENTRESIEELFKEINLQKVEFNGGVYILYFKEPTTFNDLLLKIAKANFSIKYIRDISASTRRYFVY, encoded by the coding sequence ATGTTAAGTAAGCAAGAAGCACTTATAAATGAAGGAGTATCTTACTTTAAAAGAGGAGACCATTCTTTAGGATATAGAACTTTGTTAGATGCTGCATTAAACACAGATGCCACAGAAGTTTTTAAAGAAACCATACAATTTGTAGAAACTTATGAAAGCACAGAAGAAAAAGCTACTTTACTTTCAAGAATAGAAAAATACGCAGCCTTTTTAAAAACCATACCCGTAGAAACCTCTGCACTTTTAGGAGAAGAAATATTAAACGGACAAAACCTTAGTAAAGCATATAGAAACAGCAAATTTGCATTAGGCCCTATTAATATTCAATTAAAAAAAGGAGGCATTTATGGTTTGGTAGGAGAAAACGGTAACGGAAAAACCACATTACTTACCATATTAGCCTCATTAATAAAAACCACATCAGGAAAATTAACCTATAACTTTTTAACAGAAAGCAAAGATGCATTTGATTTAAAATCAAAGCTAGTTTATATACCACAAAGAACAGACGTTTGGTATGGAAGCGTTATAGACAATTTAAAATTTGCACTGGCACACCATGGTGTAAAAGGAGAAAAAAATGAATTGCTAGTACTAATGATGATTGCTAGATTTGGTTTATGGAAATACAGAAAGTTAAAATGGAAAGAATTATCGTCAGGATATAAAATGCGTTTTGAACTGGCAAGAACCTTATTAAGACGTCCAGAAATTATTTTGTTAGATGAACCCCTAGCAAACCTTGATATTTTAGCACAGCAAGTGATTCTTGAAGACTTAAAAATGTTAGCAAAATCACATGCAAACCCCATAGCCATGGTATTTTCATCACAACAATTGTACGAAGTAGAAAAAATATCTGATGAGGTAATATATTTAAGAGACGGAAAACCATCCGAAGCTCTTGAAAAAGCAGAAGAAGATGGCAGCTTAATAGTGGAGCTAGATACTGAAAATACTAGAGAAAGTATTGAAGAACTATTCAAAGAAATAAACCTGCAAAAAGTGGAATTCAATGGAGGAGTGTACATTTTATACTTTAAGGAACCCACTACTTTTAATGACCTACTTTTAAAAATAGCTAAGGCTAACTTTAGTATAAAGTATATTAGAGACATCTCAGCATCTACCCGTCGTTATTTTGTATATTAA
- a CDS encoding DUF6261 family protein: MINLYLNRYRHGEYIQYMRDVISLLNNEDTEALQLKTYVNTLTEITNSVDAAYKQSKASEMTPEVEALDTKRDRAIVGIRKLAITYTYHYNEVLEAAGTAITKAIDIYGKDITKKSYQEETAIISSIVKDIEASAELTAAIATLDASDWLVELKQKNSEFEKKYLERVKESAANPLQNVPGLRDEGKATYKELIKRIQAHAILSDNALYAEFVAQIDVLTSKYNQVVDNRSKNNTGGAEPDEDPTDDV; encoded by the coding sequence ATGATAAATCTATATCTAAATCGTTACCGTCATGGTGAGTATATTCAGTACATGAGAGATGTAATAAGCCTGTTAAACAATGAAGACACAGAAGCCTTACAACTCAAAACCTACGTAAACACACTTACAGAAATTACCAACAGTGTTGATGCCGCTTATAAACAATCCAAAGCAAGCGAAATGACGCCAGAAGTAGAAGCGTTAGATACTAAAAGAGACCGTGCCATTGTAGGAATACGGAAGTTAGCCATTACCTACACATACCATTATAATGAAGTGTTAGAAGCAGCAGGTACTGCTATAACCAAAGCCATTGATATATATGGTAAAGATATTACCAAAAAAAGTTACCAAGAAGAAACCGCTATTATTAGTAGTATAGTTAAAGATATTGAAGCAAGTGCAGAACTTACGGCGGCTATAGCCACCTTAGATGCTAGTGATTGGCTGGTGGAGTTAAAGCAAAAAAATAGCGAGTTTGAAAAAAAGTATTTAGAAAGAGTAAAAGAAAGTGCTGCAAACCCATTGCAAAATGTACCCGGTTTAAGAGATGAAGGTAAGGCGACTTATAAAGAATTAATAAAAAGAATTCAAGCACATGCCATCTTATCAGATAATGCTTTATATGCAGAATTTGTAGCACAAATAGATGTATTAACCAGTAAATACAACCAAGTAGTAGACAATAGAAGCAAGAACAATACAGGTGGTGCAGAACCTGATGAAGATCCAACAGATGATGTATAA
- a CDS encoding DUF434 domain-containing protein — MPKNRGKEGKDEKLFGQDFMQRKIKEAVYDMSFLLERGYGEFSSCELVGNRYKLNKRQQQAIKGMAAGVTAVKNRTEKKLTQEQLANKEVIIDGFNQIILLESMLSEAYLFQGKDGAYRDLSSLHGTYKSVNQTEEALQMIGAFLQEQKVSKVTWIFDKPVSNSGRMKTKLGAYAAEQGYHWEIQLENNPDKIIAKSQSIAITSDAWILDRVNHWFNLVEALLPKNYPCLITR; from the coding sequence ATGCCTAAAAACAGAGGAAAAGAAGGAAAAGACGAGAAACTATTCGGACAAGACTTTATGCAGCGAAAAATAAAAGAAGCCGTGTATGATATGTCTTTCCTATTAGAAAGAGGCTACGGAGAATTCTCTTCCTGTGAATTAGTAGGAAACAGGTATAAGCTCAATAAACGCCAACAACAAGCCATTAAAGGGATGGCAGCAGGAGTAACGGCAGTAAAAAATAGAACCGAAAAAAAGTTGACCCAAGAACAATTAGCAAACAAAGAAGTAATCATTGACGGATTCAATCAAATAATTCTTTTAGAAAGCATGTTGTCAGAAGCCTATTTATTCCAAGGAAAAGACGGAGCCTATCGTGATTTATCCTCATTACACGGAACTTATAAAAGCGTCAATCAAACCGAAGAAGCCCTACAAATGATAGGAGCATTTTTGCAAGAACAAAAAGTAAGCAAAGTAACATGGATATTTGACAAGCCTGTTTCTAATAGTGGACGCATGAAAACCAAATTAGGAGCTTATGCCGCAGAACAAGGCTACCATTGGGAAATACAATTAGAAAATAATCCAGATAAAATAATAGCCAAGAGCCAATCAATAGCCATAACATCAGACGCATGGATTCTAGACCGAGTAAACCACTGGTTTAATTTAGTAGAAGCGTTGTTACCTAAAAACTACCCCTGTTTAATTACTAGGTAA
- a CDS encoding RtcB family protein: MKINGKMLIEMGFKSGKWFPEAMEYINSRDLTKEEIVEYLAQYKPAPEVSLLEKPADFKINIKAENELEKDNVTKVVTSMEVLMKTPTLVNGAIMPDACPTGPAGTIPVGGIAVAKNAIHPGMHSADICCSVMLTDFGKANPKEVLDAAHSITHFGPGGRDRYTQFKFPMDLLAEIEANPYLNNQKAVGVARSHLGTQGDGNHFLFVGTSKKTGNTMLVTHHGSRGFGANLYDKGMQMAERFRKELSPETLKQNAWIPFDTEEGQNYWEALQIIRKWTKKNHEVLHDATLEKLGIEKENRFWNEHNFVFKDGDLFYHAKGATPLDPKFMPDITGPRLIPLNMSEPVLIVEGKTTENNLGFAPHGAGRNISRTQHRKSKTGTFEEIFAAETEGLDVRFFSNEIDITELPSAYKNAETVRSQMSEYGLGEVIDEVMPYGCIMAGDWQKNAPWRRKRRQKRKNKNE; the protein is encoded by the coding sequence ATGAAAATTAACGGAAAAATGCTAATCGAAATGGGGTTTAAATCAGGAAAATGGTTTCCAGAAGCAATGGAGTATATCAATTCTAGAGATTTAACCAAAGAAGAAATAGTGGAATACTTGGCGCAGTATAAACCAGCGCCAGAAGTTTCATTATTAGAAAAACCAGCAGACTTTAAGATTAACATTAAAGCAGAAAACGAATTAGAGAAAGATAATGTAACTAAGGTGGTAACTTCTATGGAAGTGTTAATGAAAACACCAACCTTAGTTAACGGAGCTATTATGCCAGATGCCTGTCCAACTGGACCAGCAGGAACCATTCCTGTAGGAGGTATAGCAGTGGCCAAAAATGCCATTCATCCAGGAATGCATAGTGCGGATATTTGTTGTTCTGTAATGTTAACAGACTTTGGAAAAGCAAATCCAAAGGAAGTATTAGATGCTGCACATAGTATAACCCATTTTGGTCCAGGAGGAAGAGATAGATATACGCAATTTAAATTTCCTATGGATTTGTTAGCAGAAATAGAAGCCAATCCATATTTAAACAATCAAAAAGCCGTTGGAGTAGCACGTTCTCACTTAGGAACACAAGGAGATGGAAATCACTTTTTGTTTGTAGGAACTTCTAAAAAAACAGGAAATACTATGTTAGTTACCCATCATGGAAGTAGAGGATTTGGTGCTAACTTATATGATAAAGGAATGCAAATGGCAGAACGTTTTAGAAAAGAATTATCTCCAGAAACCTTAAAGCAGAATGCTTGGATTCCTTTTGATACGGAAGAAGGACAAAACTATTGGGAAGCTTTACAGATTATAAGAAAGTGGACAAAGAAAAACCATGAGGTTTTACATGATGCTACTTTAGAAAAGTTAGGAATAGAGAAAGAAAATAGATTTTGGAATGAGCATAATTTTGTGTTTAAAGACGGAGATTTGTTTTACCATGCCAAAGGTGCAACACCATTAGATCCTAAGTTTATGCCAGATATTACTGGACCACGTTTAATTCCGTTAAATATGAGTGAACCTGTGTTAATAGTAGAAGGAAAAACAACTGAAAATAATTTAGGGTTTGCCCCACATGGAGCAGGAAGAAATATAAGTAGAACACAACATAGAAAAAGTAAAACAGGGACTTTTGAAGAAATCTTTGCAGCAGAAACGGAAGGATTAGATGTACGTTTCTTCTCTAATGAAATTGATATTACGGAGTTACCATCGGCATATAAAAATGCTGAAACAGTAAGAAGCCAAATGTCTGAATACGGTTTGGGAGAAGTAATTGACGAAGTAATGCCTTATGGTTGTATTATGGCAGGAGACTGGCAAAAGAATGCACCGTGGAGACGTAAGAGAAGACAAAAAAGAAAGAATAAAAATGAATAG
- a CDS encoding WYL domain-containing protein has translation MASNKNALIRYKTIDQCLRNTMRKWTLDDLIEACSDALYEYEGKDVYVSKRTVQLDIQHMRSDKLGYNAPIEVYNRKYYKYSEEDYSIKNIPVTDADVKVMNEAIEVLRQFKDFSLFKEMDGVLQRLEDSVYSSKKDNRAIIHLDKNERLKGLHHIDALYNAIQKKKVLKITYQSFKAKNASDMVIHPQLIKEYNNRWFLLAFVKGKDITLALDRMLHIEIAEDVVYMDYNIDGDVFYKDVVGATVPNTRPERIQFWIEKKHAPYVITKPFHRSQRLIKHTDDGVIFNIFVKMNFELERLILGYGDAIEILKPARLRKQIQRKLHMAIHNYSSNTDSEQ, from the coding sequence ATGGCTTCTAACAAAAACGCACTCATTCGTTATAAGACAATTGACCAATGTTTACGCAATACCATGCGCAAATGGACTTTGGATGATTTAATTGAGGCCTGTTCTGATGCTTTGTATGAATATGAAGGTAAAGATGTGTATGTAAGCAAACGTACGGTTCAGCTAGACATTCAACACATGCGTAGCGATAAATTAGGATACAATGCGCCTATTGAAGTTTATAACAGGAAGTACTATAAATATTCAGAAGAAGATTATAGTATTAAAAACATTCCCGTAACGGATGCCGATGTAAAGGTTATGAACGAAGCGATTGAGGTATTACGCCAGTTTAAAGATTTTTCACTTTTTAAAGAAATGGATGGTGTGTTACAGCGTTTAGAAGATTCAGTGTACTCTTCTAAAAAAGACAATAGAGCCATTATTCATTTAGATAAAAATGAGCGCTTAAAAGGTTTGCATCATATAGATGCCTTGTACAATGCCATTCAAAAGAAAAAAGTTTTAAAAATAACCTATCAATCGTTTAAGGCAAAGAATGCTTCCGACATGGTGATTCATCCGCAGTTGATAAAAGAATACAACAATCGATGGTTTTTACTGGCTTTTGTTAAAGGAAAAGACATCACACTGGCTTTGGATAGAATGTTGCATATTGAAATAGCCGAGGATGTAGTATACATGGATTATAATATTGATGGAGATGTGTTTTATAAGGATGTAGTTGGCGCTACAGTACCGAACACTCGCCCAGAAAGAATTCAGTTTTGGATTGAAAAAAAACATGCTCCGTATGTAATTACGAAACCTTTTCACAGGTCACAACGATTGATAAAACATACTGATGACGGTGTAATTTTTAACATTTTTGTAAAGATGAATTTTGAACTGGAACGTTTGATTTTAGGGTATGGCGATGCTATTGAAATATTAAAACCAGCACGTCTTAGAAAACAAATTCAACGTAAATTACATATGGCTATTCATAATTATAGTTCTAATACTGATAGTGAACAGTAA
- a CDS encoding EamA family transporter produces MWMYLGLLAALFLGLHNLCKKHALQGNEVFPVLLGTTSAGLLMLLPLYLLSRLDPESVQSIGLYITVIPWKTHFFIAIKSMIMAGSWVLAYQALKHLPITIVTPIRSAGPFFTFIGAILIYNEQPNFLQWIGFFLIIFSVLLYSRVGKKEGINFKRNKWIFAIIGATFLGASSGLYDKFLIQHIALAPQTLQFWFCWYVVIILLIILGITWFPNAEKRAAFKWRWSIPAVGILLQTADYFYFKALSDPEALIMLLSAIKRSQILIAVLIGGIIFKEKNKRKKLVPLIGILIGVALILYSK; encoded by the coding sequence ATGTGGATGTATTTAGGACTTTTAGCGGCTTTATTTTTAGGATTGCATAATTTATGTAAAAAACATGCTTTGCAAGGTAATGAGGTTTTTCCTGTATTATTGGGTACTACCAGTGCTGGTTTACTTATGCTTTTACCTTTGTATTTATTATCTAGGCTTGATCCAGAAAGTGTGCAAAGTATTGGATTGTATATTACAGTTATTCCCTGGAAAACACACTTTTTTATTGCTATTAAGTCTATGATTATGGCAGGTTCTTGGGTATTAGCTTATCAAGCCTTAAAACATTTACCCATTACCATAGTTACGCCTATACGTTCGGCTGGCCCTTTTTTTACTTTTATAGGGGCTATTTTAATTTATAATGAGCAACCTAATTTTTTACAATGGATTGGTTTTTTCTTAATCATTTTTTCGGTACTTCTATATTCTCGTGTTGGTAAGAAAGAGGGTATTAACTTTAAACGTAATAAATGGATTTTTGCCATTATAGGAGCTACTTTTTTAGGTGCTTCAAGTGGTTTATATGATAAATTTTTAATTCAACATATTGCTTTAGCTCCGCAAACATTACAGTTTTGGTTTTGCTGGTATGTGGTAATTATTCTTTTAATTATTTTAGGGATTACTTGGTTTCCTAATGCTGAAAAAAGAGCTGCTTTTAAATGGCGATGGAGCATTCCTGCGGTAGGGATTTTACTACAAACTGCAGATTATTTTTATTTTAAAGCGCTTTCTGATCCTGAAGCTTTAATTATGTTACTTTCTGCCATTAAAAGGAGTCAAATATTAATTGCTGTTCTTATTGGTGGTATTATTTTTAAGGAAAAAAACAAGCGAAAAAAGTTAGTCCCGCTTATTGGTATTTTAATTGGTGTTGCTTTGATATTGTATTCAAAGTAA
- a CDS encoding outer membrane beta-barrel protein has translation MKKLIVVLLLLSITVVAQKIEVKGQIKDHQNLEVPFASIVFKSVTNSSKIYGTIGEENGSFTIEVPRDAYILEISVVGIEPKFIKADFTNEESALDMGVIKVITEVSLDEVVIKGNKTAYKVGLDKKTYNVAQDIVAKGGTLTDVMQNLPSVQVESDGNVSIRGDQNVRILIDGKPSGLASSAELFATIPSSSIEKVEVITNPSSKYAAQGTAGIINVVLKKGQKKRLNSSIEVFTGYRLTAGVNANIAQSGETGSWYANAGIGYSEPKAVNDIYLQNLNATSETSSQKSDRIRNQYYYLINIGGTKDFNQNSLSGSLTYRGAQSDNFNTIFYKDLDKGVLVNSSNRDEKEEETNNFINGNLSFEHKFKKEGHRLNINVSGEYTKGNDAAVISTLKSFPVVQNLNKDVTTNKEELDRYVLSADYVLPMKNNYTLELGYRSDLSSIQNSFSVKRQLNGVSFIIPRFTDHTIYKEKVHAFYGQLSKEFKKLSVKFGLRTEVSAINISSETNNFNNSKNYTNWFPSTFVNYTFNERNKLQFSASRRINRPGSWMIVPFSTFTDERNIFVGNSDINPSYIVATELSYTTKVSNKLSFYPTLYYRKTTDEMEFFVEKQQITIGNEMKDVFTSTIANIGNYTAYGTELGVSYKPFNWYTMYGEIVLNGFKQRGSYKGASFNGDGLMISGRYNLTFTFFKSMKFQIQNFYRGPIETGQYRRKGFYGMNIGISNNLFNGNGSVTFNVRDVFNSNKRIVTTFGKDFTRDLELQYRVRQISLSLTYRFNQKKHKGKQGNQYDDFDIVN, from the coding sequence GTGAAGAAACTAATAGTAGTATTGTTATTATTATCAATAACAGTTGTAGCGCAAAAAATTGAAGTAAAAGGACAAATAAAAGACCATCAAAACCTAGAAGTGCCTTTTGCCAGTATAGTATTTAAGAGTGTTACAAATAGCTCAAAAATATATGGAACTATAGGAGAAGAAAATGGAAGTTTTACTATTGAAGTACCTAGAGATGCTTATATACTCGAAATTTCCGTTGTTGGCATTGAACCAAAGTTTATCAAAGCAGATTTTACCAATGAAGAATCAGCTTTAGATATGGGAGTGATAAAAGTGATTACAGAAGTGTCTTTAGATGAAGTAGTAATTAAAGGAAACAAAACAGCATATAAAGTTGGTTTAGATAAAAAAACATACAATGTAGCACAAGATATTGTTGCCAAGGGAGGTACATTAACAGATGTAATGCAAAACCTTCCGTCTGTTCAGGTAGAATCTGATGGGAATGTGAGTATAAGAGGAGACCAAAATGTAAGAATCTTAATAGACGGGAAACCCAGTGGACTAGCTAGTTCAGCAGAACTATTTGCAACAATTCCATCTAGTTCAATTGAAAAAGTAGAGGTAATAACCAATCCATCTTCAAAATATGCCGCGCAAGGTACTGCTGGTATTATTAACGTAGTTTTGAAAAAAGGACAAAAAAAGAGACTTAACAGTAGTATAGAAGTGTTTACAGGATATAGACTTACAGCAGGAGTTAACGCTAACATTGCTCAAAGTGGAGAAACTGGTTCATGGTATGCTAATGCAGGAATAGGGTATTCAGAACCCAAAGCAGTTAATGATATATACTTACAAAATTTGAATGCAACTTCAGAGACAAGTAGCCAAAAATCAGACAGAATTAGAAATCAATATTATTATTTAATAAATATAGGAGGAACTAAAGATTTTAATCAAAATAGTTTGTCAGGTAGTCTTACATATAGAGGTGCACAATCAGATAATTTTAATACCATCTTTTATAAAGATTTAGATAAGGGAGTACTTGTAAATAGTTCAAATCGTGATGAAAAAGAAGAAGAAACCAATAACTTTATCAATGGAAATCTATCGTTTGAACATAAATTTAAAAAAGAAGGGCATCGATTAAATATTAATGTGAGTGGAGAATATACCAAGGGTAATGATGCAGCTGTAATAAGTACATTAAAATCATTTCCAGTAGTACAAAATCTAAATAAAGATGTAACAACTAATAAAGAAGAGCTAGATAGGTATGTGTTGTCAGCAGATTATGTACTGCCAATGAAAAATAATTATACACTTGAACTGGGGTATCGAAGTGATTTATCATCTATACAAAATAGTTTTTCTGTAAAGAGACAATTAAATGGAGTGTCTTTTATTATACCAAGATTTACAGACCATACTATTTATAAAGAAAAAGTGCATGCTTTTTATGGGCAACTTTCAAAAGAATTTAAAAAATTATCTGTAAAATTTGGATTAAGGACAGAAGTATCTGCTATTAATATAAGTTCTGAAACTAATAATTTTAATAATAGTAAAAATTATACCAACTGGTTTCCATCAACATTTGTTAATTATACGTTTAATGAAAGAAACAAACTTCAATTTTCAGCATCTAGAAGAATAAATCGCCCAGGAAGTTGGATGATTGTACCTTTCTCTACATTTACTGATGAACGAAATATCTTTGTAGGAAATTCAGATATTAACCCATCTTATATTGTAGCTACAGAATTAAGTTATACAACTAAAGTTTCCAACAAATTAAGTTTTTATCCAACTCTATATTATAGAAAAACAACTGATGAAATGGAGTTTTTTGTAGAAAAACAACAGATAACCATAGGGAATGAAATGAAAGATGTTTTTACCTCTACCATAGCAAATATTGGAAACTATACAGCATATGGTACAGAGTTAGGTGTTTCATACAAACCATTTAATTGGTATACGATGTATGGAGAAATTGTTTTAAATGGTTTTAAACAAAGAGGATCATATAAAGGAGCAAGTTTTAATGGAGATGGTTTAATGATTTCTGGAAGATATAACCTAACCTTTACCTTTTTTAAATCTATGAAATTTCAAATACAAAATTTTTACAGAGGTCCAATAGAAACAGGTCAATACAGACGAAAAGGGTTTTATGGAATGAATATAGGAATTAGCAATAACCTATTTAACGGCAACGGTTCCGTTACATTTAACGTTAGGGATGTTTTTAACTCTAATAAGCGCATAGTAACAACTTTTGGTAAAGATTTTACGCGTGATTTAGAATTGCAATACAGAGTACGCCAAATAAGTTTATCCTTGACATACAGATTTAATCAAAAGAAACATAAAGGGAAACAAGGAAACCAGTACGATGATTTTGATATTGTAAATTAA